The genomic interval TCTATGCTCTTTGCCATTAGCCAACTCTCAGTGCCTTTTTCAAGAAAAACTGTATATTGCCCTTTACCTCACTGAGTGGATTATCAAGCACCTTCTTGCCTATACCTGCCAGCCTTTTTGCAAAGTTGCTGTTTGGATACATTGCAATAAAACCCTTCTGAGCAATTATTGCATCCTTCACATGTGGATCAAAAGGCAGGTAACCAAGATAATCTATAGATAGACCAAGAAACTTATCTGCAACTATTGCCAATTTTCTAAATGTATCAAATGCCTCTTTCTCTGAACGTGCTGTATTGACAAGGATTCTGAAATGTCTTTCTTGAAAATCCCTTGAAAGCACCTTTATCAAAGCATATGCATCAGCTATAGATGTTGGTTCTGAGGTTACAACTACTATTGTCTCTTGTGCAGCACTACAGAAAAACAGCACATTGTCCGATATGCCTGCACCTGTATCAATAAGAAATATATCAAACGGTATATCAAATTCATCAAGTTCAGAAACAAGCTTTAGTCTGTGTTTATCTGTGAGCTTTGTAAGCTCTCTAATACCGGAACTCGCCGGCAGTATCATTATTCCAAGAGGTCCTGTCACTATAATATCTTTTATCTTCTTCTCTCCTAATAGTACATGTTTGAGATTATATTTTGGGGCTATGCCAAACAGAACATCTATATTGCTCAATCCTAAATCAGCATCAAGCACAAGCACTCTCTTGTTAAGACTTGCATAAAATAAGGCAAGATTGGCTACAAAGTTTGTTTTTCCAACACCGCCTTTTCCGCTTGAGACAGCAATTATCCGCTGCAAATCTGTAGTATATCTAATCCTGTCTTCTGCCTTCTGTTTTTTGTCTTCTATCATTAAACACCTCCAACAATCAGACCTGCAAGAAATTCAGGAGTAGGAATCCTTATATCATCAGGAATGTCCGGACCTGTTGCAACAAAAGATAATGGCCGACTTGTGAGCAGCGAAAGATTATAAAGATTTCCATATTGTGTCGCCATATCTAGCTTTGTAAAACCGATAGAATCAATCATTTCGGTATTGCATCTTTGCCATGCCTTGAGGGCTGCCTGTGTATCCATAGATGCATCAATGAGAAAGCATTTTTTCATAGGAAATCCTGAAGGGAATATATCCTTTATGTCCTCAAGTATTTCTTTATATTCATAGCCAGGTGTATCAATAAGAATAGGACCTCTTCCCATCTCGCGATAAACAATCTTTGGCAGATCACTCACATTTCTTATGACCTTCAATGGACACTTTATCTGTTTAGAAAGTTCCTTCATATATGCTATAGAACCAATCCGGTTATCATCGAGTGAAATAAGATTTACCTGCTTCTTTTTTAATGCAAGCAAATGAGCAACCTTTGACATGGTAGTAGTCTTGCCGACACCGGGTGGACCAAGAAATATAAGTCCGCTCTCTTCTGCAGAAGACATACCCTGTATCTTCAAGTCTTTTTTTATCGCCCCCTTGAGACTATCAAGGGAATCATGTGACCTTTCAAGTAAAATTATAGCAAACTGTGTATCAACGCCTTGCTTTACAAGGAGATTGAATAGTCCCTTTTTATCCTTTCCAATCCTCAATGTAGGCACTATCGGGCGCAATGTCTCCTTTAAAAAACCCATTTCATCCCTAAGTCCTCTTATCTCTTTTAAAATCTCTTCGACACCAGAAAACACCTCGCCAGTTGGCTTAGATATATCAACAGATACACTTTCTGAATCATCAATAGCAGCAGTAACTTCTACAGCATCCTTGTTAACAATCCCGAAAGGCCCTGTCTTTACTGACTTACTTGAAAGTATTATCGCATCTGGTCCGAGTTCTTTTTTCACGATTTCAAGGGCTTCTTTAAAACTACGACCAACAAATTTCTTGATTTTCATCTATTATCCCTCCAATCTACTCTATCTTTATTGTTCCTATCGAGTAAACCTTTGTACCCTGCGCTATTTCACCATGCGATACAACCATTATGCTTGAGGAAACACGTTCTGAGAGTTTCTTCACAAACCTCCTTATTGCAGGAGAACATAAAAGCACAGGCTGGTATCCCTTCTGTATACCTTCTTCAAAACTCCTTCGTATGCCTTCAATAACCTTATCAGTTATAACAGGGTCAAGTGCAAGATATGACCCCTGTGGTGTTGTCTGCACTGCCTCGATAATCAGACGCTCGACTCTTGGATCTATCAATATTACTGATACAGAACCATCAGGATTTTGCAACTGTTTTGTTATGCTACGTGCCAGTGCCTGTCTCACATATTCTGTAAGAACATCTGTATCTTTAGTGACATTTGCATAATCAGACAATGTCTCGAGTATTGTTTGCAGGTCCCTTATGCAGACCCTTTCTCTGAGAAGATTCTGTAATACCTTCTGGACAGCACCAAGATTCAAAAGATTAGGAACGAGATCTTCAACAACCTTTGGCTGTGTCTTAGAAAGATTATCCAACAATTTCTGTACATCCTGCTTGCCAAGTAATTCGTGGGCATAGTTCCTTATAACCTCTGTAAGATGTGTTGTAATAGCAGACGGCACATCCACAACTGTGTAACCTGATAACTGTGCCCTTTCTACATCTCTTTCATCTATCCAGAGAGCAGGCAATCCGAATGTAGGGTCTTTTGTTGGAATACCCTCTACCTTTGTCCTTTCTGCTCCAGATGCTATAGCAAGATATTTATTGACCATTACCTCAGCAGATGCAACCTCGACACCCTTTATGAGAATAGAATACTGATTTGGTTTTAATGATAAGTTATCCTTTATATGAACAGGCGGGACAATAAAACCCATGTCCGTTACCATCTGCTTTCTGATCGCCTTGATTCTCGTCAGAAGCGGGCCGCCTTCTTCCACGAGAGGGATAAGACCATAACCTATCTCAAGTGCAAGGGGATCAAGCGGCAGCAATGATTCAAGTGTCTCTGGGGGCATTGCCTCTTCAGGTGCAGGTGTAGCAACCTCTTCTCCTTTAACTGCCTTGCTCAAAAAATATGCTCCTGTCCCTGTAATAGTTGCAAGCATCAGAAATGGTACATGAGGCAGACCGGGAATAAGACCAAAAAACGCCAGTATGCCGGCAGCGGTTCCCAGTGCCTTTGGATTTACCAGTAACTGTTTTACGACCTCTGCACCTAAGTTAGCCTCTGTAGCAGCACGGCTCACAATAATACCTGCTGCTGTGGATGTAATCAGGGCAGGTATTTGTGCAACAAGTCCGTCACCTATAGTCAGGATTGTATAAGTCTTTGCAGCATCAGCAAGTGGCATTCCTTTCTGCAAAACACCGATAAGAAAACCGCCTATTATGTTAATAACCATTATAATTATGGCTGCAATGGCATCTCCCCTAACAAATTTACTTGCACCATCCATTGCCCCATAAAAATCAGCCTCCCTGCTTATTTCTTGTCTGCGCCTCCTTGCCTCTGTTTCATCAATGAGACCTGCATTCAAATCTGCATCGATGCTCATCTGCTTACCAGGCATCGCATCGAGTGTAAATCTTGCTGAGACTTCTGCAATTCTTCCTGCACCTTTTGTTATGACAACAAAATTTATAATAATAAGAATGAAAAATATGACAAAGCCAACAATAAAGTTGCCGCCGACAACAAACTCGCCAAATGATTTGATAACCTTTCCTGCTGCCTCTGTGCCCATGTCGCCCCTCATCAATATCAGTCTTGTTGCAGCTATGTTTAAAGAAAGCCTGAATAGTGTTGATATAAGGAGAATAGAAGGGAATACTGAAAAATCAAGAGGCTTAAAGATATATGCAGAAACTAAAAGTACTACAACAGAAAGTGTGATACTGAAAGAAAGCGATATATCAAGCAATATTGGAGGCATGGGTATTATCATCAGACCAAGTATCATGACAATACCAATTGCCAGCACAAAATCGCTTTGTCTTAAAAGTCTATCAAGCATAATTGCTCCAGAAGACAGAAGTCAGAAACCAGACTTTTATAAAGAAAATTTTTATTCCTTTTAAAATCCGTCCTCTAACTTCTGTCATCTGTTTTCTGTCTTTTGTTTTTTCAGTTTATACACATTCGCAAGTATTGTTGCTACTGCCCTATAGAGTGTTTCTGGAATCTCCTGTCCGATATTCAACTTGAATAAAGTCCTTGCAAGCGGCTTATCCTCAAAAACAGGCACATTATTTTTTACAGCAATTTCCTTTATCTTCTCTGCTATGATATTTGCTCCTTTTGCAACAACCGTTGGAGCACCCATTTTCGAAGAGTCATATTTCAATGCTACAGCAAAATGTGTAGGGTTTGTTATGACCACATCTGCCTTGGGAACCTCCTGCATCATCCTCTTCCGTGCCATTTCTCTCTGGAGGCTCCTTATACGCGCCTTAACACGAGGATCACCCTCTACCTCTTTGTACTCTTCCTTTATTTCTTGTTTAGTCATTCTAAGATTTCGTTCAAATTGCCATCTCTGATATGCAAAATCAGCAACAGCAAAAATAGTCAGGACAATAGCAGCAATAAGTAAAAGCCTTCTTATTTGATTGAATGAAAAAAACATAATAGACTGCACATCCATATCTACAAGTAGAGGGAGATTCATAAGTTCCTTTTTTATGAGAAAATAGATAATAAGACCCAAAACAATAACCTTGAGAACACCCTTCACTGTCTCAAAGACAGTATTGAGATTAAAAAATTTTTTTATCCCTTCAAGAGGATTAATTCTATTAATATCAGGGCTCAAAGGAGCAGGTGAAAGCAAAAAACCTGTTTGCAAGAAATGCACAATCACAATAACAAAAAGCATGGTGCCTAAAAATGGAGCCATTATCAATGCTGCATTCATTATATCCGTCTTAAATATATCCATAAATGAAACTTCATTCAAAGAAATCTCAAATCCCCTTTTTAAAGATGTCCTCAGATATGTAAGTAAAGAAGTAAACATAAAGCCACCAAATGAGAGATATAGAAATACCACCCATAAAGGTATAATCCCAGTAAGTTCTCTACTTCGGGGTATTTCACCTTTTTCCCTGGCCTTTTGTCGCCTTCGGGGCGTTGCTTGTTCTGTTCGCTCTTCAAACTCTTCAGGCATCTATTACCTCGTAAAGACCATTATTGCATCTTTTACATTTACAAAGGCCTTTGAAACAACCATCAATACAAACGGCAATGACAGAGCCATAAAAATAATCCCGCTAGTGATAAGAAGAGGAAAACTTATAAAAAATATATTTGCCTGCGGCAGTGCCCTTGAAAGAAAACCCATGGCAAGATTAATCAATACCTGAACAAGAATAATAGGAGCTGCTATTTTAAGTGCCAGCGGAAACAAAATAGAATTAAGTTTTATAATGGAGTCAAATATCCCTTTATACTGGATACTGCTCATATCAAAGCTGCGCACAATAGCCTCGATAAAATAGTGATGCATATCGAGCATAAAAAAAAGCCCCATTGAAACAAATGTATAAAAAAGGCTCAAAGGGCCGATCTGCTCACCAAACATAGGATTAAAAACAGCCGCCACGCCGATTCCCATTTCTATGCTCATCCACTGGGCTGCTGTTTCAACAGCACCGAGAATTATTCTTGCTGTGAGACCTATTGCAGAACCAACAAAAAATGCCTCGAAAATTGACCTTACAGGATTCTCTATATTCACATTCACAACAGGCAAAAGCAGTAATGTCAGTGCAACAGCAATTCCTACCCTTACCATCATTGGTGTCATTCTCGCCCCGATAAATGGGATAAAAGAAAGCATAACAGCAATCCTTATAAATACAGGGATAAATTTTTCAGCATATGTGTTTATCAAGTTATAAAGTTCCATCTCTACTCTCCCTGTCATTGCGAGCAAAGAGAAGCAATCCCATCATTTTGAGATTGCTTCGGCACCCCGTGCCTCGCAATGACACCATCAGGACTCTTTCGCCATTCATAATTGTCTCACCTCACATACATCGGTATGTTTTCGAAAATACTCCTTGTGAACCCGACCAGCACCTTAACCATCCACGGCAGTGCAATAAGCAATGTAAGAAACACAGCTATTATCTTTGGCACAAAGGTCATTGTCATTTCTTGCAGTTGTGTAATTGCCTGAAATATACTTATCAACACACCAATAACGAGGCTAACAAGCAGCACAGGCCCCCCCACAAGCAGAATGGTCTCAAATGTCTGCCTTGATACCTGATTTAATAACTCTGTAGTCATTCCTCCACTCCTCTAATTCTATCTATTGCCAACCGGCTACTATCTACCATCATCTATATCCTCCAACAAGTGAACCTATTAATAGATCCCAGCCATCAACAAGGACAAATAAAAGCAATTTAAAAGGCATGGAAACCATAATAGGAGGGAGCATCATCATACCCATACTTAGCAACACACTTGCTACAACCATGTCAATAACTAAGAATGGCAAAAATATGAGAAAACCTATCTCAAATGCCTTTTTAAGCTCCCCAATTGCAAAGGCAGGAATAACAACCCTCATTGGTAGATCCATAGGTGTTGCAGGTCTTTCAGATTTAGACATTTTAAAGAAAAGTGCGAGGTCTTTTTCTCTCGTCTGTTTTAGCATAAATTCCTTCAATGGAACTCCTGCCCTGTTAAGTGCTTCTTCTGCATTTATCTCTTTTTTTGTATAAGGCTGGTAAGCATCAGCATAAATCCTGTCAATAACAGGTGACATGACAAAAAGAGTAATAAAAAGGGACAGACCAATTATTACCTGTGTGGGAGGAACCTGCGGAGTTCCAAGTGCCTGCCTCAAAAAAGAAAGAACAACAACAATTCTTGTAAAGCATGTGGTCATAACAAGGATCGCAGGTAGTATAGAAAGCAGTGTGAGAAATAAAAGCAATTCAAGGGGGGTAGTTAAGCCAAGGAATCCCCCACCAGCAGGCGGAGGAGGTGCAGGTGCAGCAAAGGAAAACAGAGGACAGAAGACAGAAAACAGAAGAAAGAAAAAAAACAATTTACTTTTTATTAAATCTTTGATTTTAGCTTCTGACTTCTGACTTCTATCTTCTGTCTTCTGAAGTGCTTCTTCCACATCCGATGGGTTAGGCTTGCTCAGAAGGGATATGCCTTCATCGGCAATTCCCAAAATAAGATATTCCTTTAAAACCTTAACAACTGCAATACCCTTTTTAGGACCAAAAGGCTGATACTGTATAATCTCAATGAATCCTTTATTCGGCAAAACCCTCTGCTTCAAAAATCTGATAAACAGGTACAGACCTCCAAGGATAATCAGCAGTGCAATCGTAACTTTAATCAACTCAAAACCCAAAATAATCCTCCATTTTAGCTCATAGATGATAGTTTAAAAACCATGAGCTATTAGCTATCTCAATTGTCTCACCCTTTCAGTCGGACTTATGATATCAGTGAGTCTGATACCAAATTTTTCGTTCACAACAACTACCTCTCCCCTACCTATGAGCCTGTCATTTACATATACCTCCATTGGCTCTCCTGCTAATTTTTCAAGGGCAATAACAGATCCCTGTCCTAATTGAAGCAGTTCCTGAACGAGTATCTTTGTCCTACCAATAACAACAGTCAACTCAAGTGGAACATCAAGGATAAAATTTATATCTCTGTGGGTTGTCTGCTGTGCTTGAGCCTCGGCCTGAAACTCCTGTACATCTAAATTTTTTACTTCATCTGTCATCTCAACCTCCAGTTCAACTCATGGCTTTAATTCTTGTGCTATGAGCTAATTATGAGCCATGAGCTATTACTTTCGTTATTTTTAGCGCATATGAGCCTTTATAAATACCAAATCGTCCCTTAAATTTCGGGGTTCCCTCAACAAGTATGTCAATATCCTCATCCACTCTTCGATTGAGTATTATTACATCAGATACTTTCATATCAAGCACGTTCTGGACAGTAACCCGTGTATCTCCAAGTCTGCCTGTTACTGTTACAGGAATCTCTTTGAGCCTTTCTTTCAGTCTTTCAAGCCATTTTATATCAAGTTCATCCCTGTCAGCAGAAAATGCACTGTAAAGCTTTTCTTTTATCGGTTCTACTGTTCCATACGGAATACAAAGAAATGCACGACACTGTTTGCCCTCGATCTCGAGGACAAATTCAACCTTTATCACCACATCCACAGGAGTTACAATAGTGACAAACTGGGGATTCATTTCAGAACGCACATATGTGGGCACTATTGGATAAATAGGCTTCCATGCCTCTTCCATATCATTGAAGAACATCATCACTACCTTATGTATTATCTTCTGCTCTATTGGGGTAAACTCTCTGCCTTCAGGCTTGTAATAGCCCTTGCCTGTGCCACCAAAAAAGAATTCAATAAGACTAAATATCATTGGTGCATCAAATACTAAAAGACCAAATCCTCTCAGAGGTTCCATCTTAAAAACATTTATACTCGATGGAAAAGGAACACCACGCATAAAATCATAAAACTTGGTAATATTGACATTTACATTGGTCACATCAACCATGCGACGGATGGCAGCAGACAGGGACAGACGAAAATTCCTCGCAAGCCTTTCGTTTGCAATATCAAGGGAAGGCATTCTCCCCCTGACTATCTTCTCCTGTCCTGTAAAGTCATAGGGCTTTATGCCCGAGACCTCTTCTACCTTCTCGGTCTCTACAGCGCCCTCTGCTATTCCTTTTAGCAGCGCATCAACTTCTTCTTGTGATAGAATGTCTTCCATAACACCTCAACTCTGTCATGCTATAATATCTCATTTGTTAGGAGTCTTACATCCTGTCATACTTCAACATCCTCAAACCTTGTTATCTTGCCCACGACGCTCCACGCTTGACGCATTTATTGCATTACAAAATCCGTAAGATATACATTTTTTACTGAATTTTCTCCAAGCACTTGGTTAATCCTTAGATTTATCTCATCCTTGAGTTGAAGTTTTCCTTCGGGTGAGATAAGGGCATCAGATGTCTTGCTTGTAAGAAGCGTGATAATTGCATCCCTTATCTGTGGAGTCTTTGCCTTTGCCTTTTCCATAACAGCAGGCCCGGCAAGCTCAAGTTGCAAAGAGACCTTTAAAAATCTTGTTCCTGTCGGATCGCTGAGATTAACGACAAATGGTTCGAGAGCAAAAGTTACCCCTTCAGCTTGAGCTTTTGTCTCCTCTGTTTTATGTTCCTTACCACCACCTGATTTTGTAAAAAAGAAAAATGCACCTGCACCACCAGCCAGAACAGCAACTGCAATAATAATAATCAAAACCAAATTCTTCCCTTTTTTCTTTTTTGGCTCCTGTCCTTCTTCTTCGCCCTCTAACTTTTCTTCTTTCTCATCAACCATAAAATACCTCCATGTTTAAATTTATCTTGTGGGTTTTACGAAATTCGTAACCCATTGATATTATTGATTTATTTGACCTATTGTTTTTAGACTTGCCCTCCTATCAAGATTTCATTTATTTTCAATTAATTTCCCTTTCACCCCATTTTTAGCAGTTTACCCCTCAGCCTATCCTACCCCTCACCCTATCCCTCTCCCCTCTCCCCAAAAGGGAGAGAGAATTTTTTAATTTTGTAAAACCCTATAAATTTATCTTGAGATTTATTATCTAAATCGAGCAATTCTTAAAGATATGAGATAGTGAGCAATAGTTATGCCAATAATTAAGTAGTTGATTTACAAGGGATTTTAAATTAAAGAGTCAAAAAAATGACAATTAGGGCTATATCACATAGCCCAACTGTCAAAACAATCTACATCAAATGTGGCAATATACTAAAGGCTATTTATAGCAACTTTGTCGATGATGCCGTTATAGCAGCCTGTGCAACCAACATTCCAGCAACATCGCATATGTTTCTTATCTTTTCCATAGTCAAGGGAAAAAGCTAATCTTACCTCTTAATCTGCATTAATTCTGTGAGCATATCGTCTGTAGTGGTAATAACCCTCGTATTTGCCTGAAAGCCACGCTGAAACGCAATCATCCTTACAAACTCCTCTGCAAGATCCACATTTGATGTCTCAAGGGAGCTTGCCATAACCCTACCCCTTCCAGATGTGTTAGGAGAGCCTATAATCGGGCTGCCTGATGCGGCTGATTCTGTAAAAAGATTTCTACCCTGTTTTGTAAGCATGGTAGGGGATATAAACCTTGCAAGATAAATCTCTGCAATCTTAAGCGTCTGCCCGTTGGTGAATGCCCCGACCATTGTACCTGTATTGTCAACAGTAAGGCTTTTAAGGCTACCTGATGCATAGCCGTCTTGCGTCTGAAATATAACAGAGTTTGCAGAACCATACTGGGTTGTTTTATCCCTTCCACTGCCACCTGCTGCAGTACCTGTTCCAAAATCAAAACTTATAGCCTGTGCTTGTGTTACACCACCTGTGAAGTCAAAGGCACCGGGAGAAACTCCATACTGCTGAACATCCCTTACAAGTCTTCCGTCTGTATCAAATTCGATATATCCCTGACTGCCAACTTGAACCTGTCCTTGTGTACTATCTGCTGCCTGCACAAGGGCATACCAGTGCCATCTGTTTCCTGTGGTGGTCTCTGATCCTGTACCGTCAAGATCAACAGATTCTGCAGTTTTTCTAAAATAGACTGTAACTAAATGACCATAACCAAGGGAATCATATATAGTAATGGATGTTGAAAAATCAGATGTAGTAGATGCCTTGTTTGGATCAAAACCAGTTGCAACATAATCTGCTGTGAATGAAGCAGCCGCAGCCGCAGGTGTAACAGACCTAAAACCAAGAATCTGCTCAATTGTCGTATCTGTATTTCCCCACTCAGGCGTAAATGTACCAGCGGCTTTGGATATCACAAATTTTGGTGGTCTTCCATCAGCACCTGCAGTATAATCCACTGTAAAATCACGATCAGCAACTGGTATGGGCGCAGAATTCAAAGCAGTTTGAATTGCAGTTGCAAGTCCTGCTCCGTCATAAGTACCAGTTGCAACACTTATAGTATAAGGAGTTCCTCCTATGTCAACCACAAGGGTTTGATTTGATGCATCAATAGTAAATGAATCTGCTGTACCACTAAGTGGGTCTTTTGCAGTGGTTGCTGAATTCAGGTTTGCAGCTATTTCAACACTGCTTGTCTGATTTGGAGGACTATTCAAAGATGCCACATTTATAGTGCTTACCTGCCCTGCTTGTGTTCCTGTAAGTAGCTTCCCCTGAAGTAGCAATCCTTCTGGATTGACTATATTACCGTCTTTGTCAAGTGTAAACTGCCCTGCCCTCGTGTAGTACTGAGTACCTGAAGTATCCTTAAGAATAAAAAATCCATCTCCCTCGATTGCCATGTCCAGTGGATTTGAAGATGTCTCCAGTGTGCCCTGACCAAACACAGCCTGGACATTCTGAATAAATGCACCCCTTCCAATCTGAAAGGCACTGCCTCCACCGAGTGAAGAACTCAGGATATCTGCAAAGACCGTCCTGCTACCCTTAAATCCCACTGTATTGGAATTAGCAATATTATCACCAACAACAGACAATCCCTGTCCGTTTGCACTAAGACCACTTACACCTGTAAAAAGCGATGTCAACATTCCCATAGTAAAAACCTCCTTTTGCTACTTAAATAATATTATCCCAACTTTTTAACATCTCAATGGATGTAGATAAAGCTACACTGCTGGCATTATATGCCTTTTGCAGCATCATCATTGTCACAAACTCCTTTGCTAAGTCAATATTACTCATCTCAAGGGAATTGGAAAGTATATTCCCTCCTCCACCAGTGCCTGCGGTTACAATTATTCTATTGCCTGACCCATAAGTCTCTTCAAATAAATTTTTACCTATTCTATTGAGTTCTGTTGGTGCATTAAACCTTGCAAGTGCAAGTTGTGCTATTTTTTTATCCCACCCATTTGAGTAGAGACCATAAAGTATGCCATCTTTATCCATCCTGAAACTCGTAAGACCACCCTCTGGATAACCATTTACTTTTTGAAATACAGTAGAATACGGAGAACCATATTGGGTCGATCCTGTGAAATCCATAGAAACTGTTTGCGCAGCAGGCGTTGTTGGAGGCGTTGAAATATCACCATCCCAATCATCTGCATCCCATGTCAGATTAACACTAAATGGTCCCCCACTACTTGTCATGTTTCCAGCAGTATCAAATGTGAGATTATTTATTATCTGCTCATGATAATTAGGAATTGTCTTACCTGAATTCCATATAACATGCGCATCCCATGTTGAACCAGTTCCTAACGTGAAACCTGTTTTCTTGAAATATATTTCTACAGCATGCGTTCTGCCTTCGCTATCATAAACTGTCATTGCAATGCTGTAGTTATAAGTGCCTGCCTGAGGTCCTTTTGTGGAATCAAGTGGATTGAGAAGTGTTCCAGATGAATAAATAGTCTCATCAGGACTTCCGCTGAGATTGAATACAATCTCTGCAGTGCTTGTTGACTGCCCCGGCATTATAGGTATGCCATCAGTATTTTTAGGCAATATTTCTATATCACTAAGAGTCTGGGAAATATTACCTGCATCATCTGCAATATATCCCTGAAGCCTCAATCCATCTGGATTGATTATTATACTGTCTTTGTTAAGAGAAAATTCCCCTGCCCTCGTATAATACTCTTTATTGGTATTACTGTCTTTCACAATAAAAAAACCCTCCCCTTGTATTGCAAAATCAAGTGGATTTCCTGTGCTAAAAATAGGTCCTTGAGAAAATTGCGTTGTAATAGACTGCG from Dissulfurispira thermophila carries:
- a CDS encoding flagellar hook protein FlgE; this translates as MGMLTSLFTGVSGLSANGQGLSVVGDNIANSNTVGFKGSRTVFADILSSSLGGGSAFQIGRGAFIQNVQAVFGQGTLETSSNPLDMAIEGDGFFILKDTSGTQYYTRAGQFTLDKDGNIVNPEGLLLQGKLLTGTQAGQVSTINVASLNSPPNQTSSVEIAANLNSATTAKDPLSGTADSFTIDASNQTLVVDIGGTPYTISVATGTYDGAGLATAIQTALNSAPIPVADRDFTVDYTAGADGRPPKFVISKAAGTFTPEWGNTDTTIEQILGFRSVTPAAAAASFTADYVATGFDPNKASTTSDFSTSITIYDSLGYGHLVTVYFRKTAESVDLDGTGSETTTGNRWHWYALVQAADSTQGQVQVGSQGYIEFDTDGRLVRDVQQYGVSPGAFDFTGGVTQAQAISFDFGTGTAAGGSGRDKTTQYGSANSVIFQTQDGYASGSLKSLTVDNTGTMVGAFTNGQTLKIAEIYLARFISPTMLTKQGRNLFTESAASGSPIIGSPNTSGRGRVMASSLETSNVDLAEEFVRMIAFQRGFQANTRVITTTDDMLTELMQIKR
- a CDS encoding flagellar basal body-associated FliL family protein codes for the protein MVDEKEEKLEGEEEGQEPKKKKGKNLVLIIIIAVAVLAGGAGAFFFFTKSGGGKEHKTEETKAQAEGVTFALEPFVVNLSDPTGTRFLKVSLQLELAGPAVMEKAKAKTPQIRDAIITLLTSKTSDALISPEGKLQLKDEINLRINQVLGENSVKNVYLTDFVMQ
- a CDS encoding flagellar hook protein FlgE; amino-acid sequence: MSLLSLMYTSISGLTATSDGISVIGNNIANLNTTGFKGSRTMFGDVYAKAIDNVGLGTVTQSITTQFSQGPIFSTGNPLDFAIQGEGFFIVKDSNTNKEYYTRAGEFSLNKDSIIINPDGLRLQGYIADDAGNISQTLSDIEILPKNTDGIPIMPGQSTSTAEIVFNLSGSPDETIYSSGTLLNPLDSTKGPQAGTYNYSIAMTVYDSEGRTHAVEIYFKKTGFTLGTGSTWDAHVIWNSGKTIPNYHEQIINNLTFDTAGNMTSSGGPFSVNLTWDADDWDGDISTPPTTPAAQTVSMDFTGSTQYGSPYSTVFQKVNGYPEGGLTSFRMDKDGILYGLYSNGWDKKIAQLALARFNAPTELNRIGKNLFEETYGSGNRIIVTAGTGGGGNILSNSLEMSNIDLAKEFVTMMMLQKAYNASSVALSTSIEMLKSWDNII